DNA from Leptospira mayottensis 200901116:
TACAAACCTCCAGTTTTTTCCCGCAAAGTTCCGGTCTTCCAAATCCCATTTCTTTCTATGGGATTTTCCAATTTGACAGTAAGGCAAATCTACTATAAAGCCGACCAATTAATCAGAAGAATATGGGATCACTTATAGAATCTTTTATCAGAAACCGCCTGTTCATGTATTTGGGAATGGTCTTTATCCTTGTATCGGGAATCGTTTCTCTTCTAGGTTTACGAAGAGACGCATTCCCTAACGTGGACATGAAACAAATGGTCATTTCCACAAAATTTCCAGGAGCCTCTCCCGCGGACGTAGAACTCAGAATTACTTATCCCATAGAAGAAAAACTCAAAGAAATTGACGGAATCGACGAAATTCGCTCTTTTTCTCGCAACTCTGTTTCGGACATAGACGTCCGGGTAAATTTGGAAGAAAAAGATCCCGAAAAAGTTTTAAATGAAATCCGAAGAGCCGTGGACAATGCTATGTCCGAATTTCCGGCCCAAGTCACCGAAAAACCGAAAATGACAGAACGTAAATCGGGATCGTTTCCAATACTTGAATTCTCGATTTTCGGAGGAAAGGACGAAATCGAACTCCATACGACCGCCGAATTTATAGAACGGGAAATAGAAAAAATTCAAGGCGTAGCAAGGGTGGACGTTTTCGGAAAAAGAGATAGAGAATGGCATATTTTAGTAAACGCTAATAAACTAAAGCAATATTCTTTAGATTTAAACGATATCATCAGCACAATTCGCAACAGAAATATCAACATCCCCGCAGGTTCGGTGGATTCGGAAACCGCATTCGATTTAAGAATCGACGGAGAATTCAAAAATCCCTCTGAAATCGGCAAAATTCCGGCTAGGACCAACGAGATTTTTTCGACGGTAAAACTCGGAGACATCGCGAAAGTGGAAGATACTTTCGAGTATCCAAGATTTCTTGCAATCGCAAACGGAAAACAAGGATTAATTCTTTCGGTAATCAAAAAGGAAAGAGCAGACGCAATTGAGGTTGCGGATAACGTTCATTCCAAACTGCAAGAATTGTCTAAAACTTATCCCTCTGGTATGAAAACCTTCATACTGAACGACGAAGCCAAAAGAACGAAAAATCGCCTCAGCGTGGTTTCTTCCAACGCTTTGATCGGATTTACGATCGTCTTCGGAATTTTATTCTTATTTTTGGATTTTAGAACAGCGACCCTCACTTCTCTTTCTCTTCCGTTCTCAATGTTAATGACGTTTGCGGTTCTTCCACTTTTTGACGTTTCGTTTAACATGATTTCGATGATGGGTTTAATAATCTCGTTGGGAATGCTCGTCGATAACTCAATCGTAATCTCGGAAAATATATACACATATCTCTCGGAAAAGAACGATACCTTCACTGCATCATTACGCGGAACCGTAGAGATGGTTGTTCCGATTTTCGGATCTTATCTCACAACGGTAACAGCTTTTCTTCCGATGTTATTTATGACTGGTATCATGGGAAAATTTATCTGGGAAATTCCCTTAGTGGTGATCGTTGCACTTACTGCAAGTCTTATAGAATCTTTCTTATTCTTACCAGCAAGAATCGTGGCCTTTGCAAAAACTCCCGACCAGATGAAAATCAAAAGTCGATTCCGACTCACAATGGATTCCATCTTCCATTCGATCGAAACGAGTTTTTCAAAATTCGTTTCGTTTAACATCCAACACAAAAAGTCTTCGTTTGCAATCATACTGTTGTTGGTCTTCGGATCCTGCGGCGCCATGTCTCAGATGGACTTTATACTCTTTCCGAAAGAAGACATAGAGGTCATCATGATCAAAGCCGAGTTTTCTCCTACTTCCAGAATTTTCCAAACCAGAGAAAAAACGAAGTATATGGAAAATATCGTTCAAAAAATTCCAAAGGAAGAATTGGTCAGTTATTCCACAAAAATCGGAGTACAACAAACCGATCCGGACGATCCTTTATCACGTTTTGGCGAGAATCTCGCCGTAATTCTAATTTACCTGACTCCGGAAACAAAACGGAAAAGAAAAGCGTCCGAAATTCTTAGCTCTATTGAATCGGATCTCAGAAAAACCCCAGGAGTAAACGAAGTCTTTTTAGAAGAATTCGGAAACGCTCCCCCAATCGGAGCACCGATCACGATATCGATCCAAGGAAATGATTACGAAACCCTAAAGAAGATTTCGAACGAGTTGCAGGCGTTCTTAAAATCGATCCCCGGAGTCTTTTCCGTTCGAGACGACTATCGTTACGGTCGCAAACAAATGTACATCCAACTCGATAAAGGACTAGAAAGTTTTACGGGTATCTCCACATTATCCGCCGCAAACGGTTTGAGAACGGCTTACGACGGAGAAAGAGCAGGAACAGTCCGTAAGGGAAGAACAAAAATATATTTAAGAGTCCTCTACGACAAGGACTTTCGCAAAAATCCAAACGAAATCAAATCGATTCCTCTTAGAAACAAGGCGGGGAACATTACGAATCTTGCAAAGATTTCCAAAATGAATCTGATCGAATCTCCGGAACTTCTCGCGCATAAAGATTTTGATCGCGCCATCACAGTAAATGGAGACGTAAAGTTAGACGAAATAACGGCCCACGATGCAAACCAAAGAGTAGCGAACGAATTCAAACCTTTAATCGAACGACAGTATCCCGGAATATCTCTTACGTTCGGCGGAGAGGAAAAAGACACCCAAAGATCGATGACATCTCTTGCTAAAGCTGGTCTTATAGCAATCTTCGGTATCTTTGGAATTCTCGCGTTGACGATCAAAAGTTTTTGGAAACCGATATTGATCCTCAGTACAATTCCATTAGGAATTATCGGAATCGTGATCGGTTTTCCTCTTTCCGGAAAATCCATCAGCTTCTTGGCGATGATCGGAATCATAGGTTTAGCGGGAGTTCTCGTAAACGCATCCATCGTCCTCGTAGATTGTATCGACTCGATTAGAAAAGATTCCAAAGCAAGTATGGACGAGATCCTGATCGAAGCGAGCCAAAGAAGATTCAGACCGATTCTTTTAACGACTCTTACTACGGTTGCAGGTTTATTACCAACCGCATACAGTCTCGGGGGCTCAGATCCGGTTCTGATTCCGATGACATTAGCCTTAGGTTGGGGATTGGGCTTTGGAACGTTAGGAAGTCTTTTCTACGTTCCTGTCACATTATCCGTGTTTAACGATCTTATGATAAAATTTGGCAAAAAGAAAACCAAAAAGAAGTAAAACTTTAACTGAATATCAATATCAAACTCAATCGGGCTAAGGGAAAAACTTTTTCGGATTCAAGATCTATTAGAGGAAAAGATCCTCAGGAAACAAAGATAAACTACTACAACCGATCGTACAGGAGATATCATCCCAAAAACATAAACACGTATCAATCACGTAGGAAAGACTTCGATAACGCCAGATTTTCCTATCCCTCACCCTCAAGACATTTAATCGAAAGTTTTACTCTCAATCAGGTGTACACTTTTTTCTGCACTCGAAATGAAAATGTAGAGATTGGATTGTTTTTGAAACTCTACGACCAATCCCCACTTCATCAGCTAACAATCCGCTCGATTTGGATCAATAATCTTGTCTGTAAATCGCTCCACCGGAAACATTTTCCGGAGAGGAAGTGCCGGTCCAAAAGTTTGCTTGGAACTGAAGATAAACCGTTCTTGAGTCGCGGTTATCCGTAGTATTCCAAAAATAGTGCTTAGCCGTATTTGTATGAATAACTTGATAAAAAAGTTGAACCTTATAGAGATGATAATCTCCCATCAAGTTGATTCCTGCCCAGTAGATGTAATAGGCTTCTCCTGGTTCGAACATTTGACTCTGATTCCAATCTCCTTTCAGAAACTCGGTCTTGAAAACGGGCATGATATATTTCGAATCGTAGAGATGAAAATTATAACCGATCGTACCGTGATAACTCATCACTTGGTTGGCCGCAGAACCAGAAAATTTACTCCAAGCTCCACTCAAATAAAAACCCTTCCAAGTAAAAGTCATATCGTATGTATGACCGACGATTCCGAAATTTGGACGCCCCGGAGTCGTGATCGTTCTGTCCGCAAGATAATCAGATTTAAGTCCCGTGGGATCGATTCCTCCGGTAGGAGTCGTTTGTTGAATCGCCAATCTCGTCGGAGTTTGATCCTTAAGAAGAAACTCAACTGGAACCGGCTGAGAAGTTTTGAGTTGAGTCGTCTGAGCCACTGCCGCCCCGAAAGATAATTTCGCATCTTCTTGAAAGATCTCGTCTCCTTCCACCCAACCGATATCATTTCCCCTTTTTATAAGACCTCCCAAGGCATTGTATTGTACTCTTCCGTAATAAATCGGAGCAAGCAATTGAGGAAGGTTCTGGCGTGCGGCCGTGTTATCCTGCCTTCTACCGTAACCGTAATCCCCTCCGCCACCGTGACCATTTCCAACAAAACCGTGAAGGGACAAATATCGTGTATATTTTTTATCGATCGCTTCAAGAGGATGAATTGCAATCATCGCACCTGTATCAAACTGAGGAAGCATGTTGGTGACAATTGATCTTTCCAAGGAAATGAAATTTGCAGAACTTTGAATATACTCTCTGTTAAACGGAACGTTAATTTGCCCTAAAGTAATACGAGAGCTGAGAATCGGAATGTTCGCCCAAATCACAGCCTCATGGATCAAACCTCGAGCATCGTTCAACGTGACGTCTTGAACGTCTCCCGTAGTTTTATTTTTTGTGATTCTTAAAAACTGGCTATTGAGAGCGTTTTCCAAACGAAGCTGAGTCGCAAAACCCCACCATTTTGCTCCTTGATAAAAGAAACCAAGACGGAGTCGCCTAAAATTCGCGTCTACAGCATGAAAGTTCTCGTTCCCAGAAAAAGCAGATTGACGATCCCCACTGACGCCGCGGAACTGAGTTCTTGCCGCAATTACGAGTTTCTCTTCATTGATATTTTCAGGTCTGTGTTTGAAATGATTGGGAAGTTGCATATCCTTACGTTCTGGATAATTATTCTCTTTCCCTAAAGAATCGATTTTAGTTCGGTTCGGGCCCGGTTTTGTATAAATCAAACCGGTATCATTGTCTTCATAAAACTCTTTTTTCGGTTTTTCAGGAGGTTTAGAATCTACACCGGTAGGTTTTTCTTGAGCGAATAACCCGGTTTCAATGGATAAAATTAAACCAAAAATCTGAAAACCGATTTGTAACTTTCTACTTCTTTTATTACATTTTTTTTGCTTTTCCATTTCAAGATGTCGGTTAACGACCTTTTCCCCTTCTCTGCTTGAGCTTTTGTAATTCCACCGAAATCTATATTTCATTTGCATTACAATCAGATGAGGGAATTGTTTCAATTCAATTACAATCTCGCGATCTTCATAACGTAGCCAAGGCCTAACTAAATGCAAATATCGGAATATTTTTCGAACGCGCAAAACGATCTCGATCTCAATGTCTCTACAGCTCGGTCGAACCGCGAAGCGAAAGTATCAATTGAACAGACGCGAAAAGAAATCTTTTAAAATCTAAGGGAAAAGAAAATTCAAAAAATTATTTCTAAACTAGACAAATTCGGGCAAAAATAAGCTGATTTGGGAACTATCTTTCTATAATCCCTCTCCGTCCAAAACGGAATCAATCCTTTCGGCGTCTAAAGAGCGTGGCAAACCAGCTGAAAAAACGCCAAGAGAATCAAGAAGGCAATTTCTACGTGGATTCCACCTGCATCGACTGCGAAACGTGCAGAATCATCGCACCATCTACGTTCTCCGAAAAAAACGGAGGTTCTTACGTTAGGAAACAACCGGAAACGGAATCTGAAAAAATCGAAGCACTTCGCGCTTTGCTTTCTTGTCCGACAACTTCTATCGGAACCGAGGACAGAATGGATCTAAAAGAAGCGAAGGAAACGTTTCCTTCCAAAATTGAAGCAAATGTATATTATTGCGGTTATCATTCAAAGGATTCTTTCGGAGCATTTTCATATCTTATCCTTAGGGAAGATGGAAACATTCTCGTGGATTCTCCCCGATTCGTACCTTCTCTTGCAAATAAGATAGAATCTTTGGGAGGAATCCGTTATCATTTTTTAACCCATCAAGACGATGTCGCCGATCATCAAAAATTTAGGGAACGATTTGGGTGTAATCGAATCATCCACGAATATGATCGAAGTTCGATTCCTTCTCCGGAAATTGTCCTAAAGGGCGAAACAGTATTCAAACTCGGAAATGATGTCAAAATCATTCCCACTCCGGGACACACAAAAGGACACTCCGTATTATTATTAGAAGATCGGTTTCTTTTTACGGGAGATCATCTCGCCTATGATCCGCAAAAAGACCGCCTGATTGCGTTCAAGGGAGTTTGTTGGTATTCTTGGTCAGAACAAATCAATTCCATGAAAAAGCTGAAAGATTATCCTTTCGAATGGATTTTACCAGGGCACGGATATCCGATAAAAAAGGAATACAAAACGATGCAAAATCTTTTAAAGGAATGTATTTCCTGGATGGAAAAACGTTAAGCGACTTTAAAGAAGAACATAAATTTCATTTTCTTCTTTTCGAAACTTATCCCTCAAATTGAAAATCAACTCCTCCGTTTCTTCCCGAAACTGGCTTTCGTTTTTTAAAATGGAGGAAGGGAGTAACCAGTTGGAATAGTACTTTTTAAAAGAATTTTTTAGGTCGACGGAGCGGCTTCTGAAATTTTCCGCAAGAGAGGAAATATTTTCAATCTG
Protein-coding regions in this window:
- a CDS encoding efflux RND transporter permease subunit produces the protein MGSLIESFIRNRLFMYLGMVFILVSGIVSLLGLRRDAFPNVDMKQMVISTKFPGASPADVELRITYPIEEKLKEIDGIDEIRSFSRNSVSDIDVRVNLEEKDPEKVLNEIRRAVDNAMSEFPAQVTEKPKMTERKSGSFPILEFSIFGGKDEIELHTTAEFIEREIEKIQGVARVDVFGKRDREWHILVNANKLKQYSLDLNDIISTIRNRNINIPAGSVDSETAFDLRIDGEFKNPSEIGKIPARTNEIFSTVKLGDIAKVEDTFEYPRFLAIANGKQGLILSVIKKERADAIEVADNVHSKLQELSKTYPSGMKTFILNDEAKRTKNRLSVVSSNALIGFTIVFGILFLFLDFRTATLTSLSLPFSMLMTFAVLPLFDVSFNMISMMGLIISLGMLVDNSIVISENIYTYLSEKNDTFTASLRGTVEMVVPIFGSYLTTVTAFLPMLFMTGIMGKFIWEIPLVVIVALTASLIESFLFLPARIVAFAKTPDQMKIKSRFRLTMDSIFHSIETSFSKFVSFNIQHKKSSFAIILLLVFGSCGAMSQMDFILFPKEDIEVIMIKAEFSPTSRIFQTREKTKYMENIVQKIPKEELVSYSTKIGVQQTDPDDPLSRFGENLAVILIYLTPETKRKRKASEILSSIESDLRKTPGVNEVFLEEFGNAPPIGAPITISIQGNDYETLKKISNELQAFLKSIPGVFSVRDDYRYGRKQMYIQLDKGLESFTGISTLSAANGLRTAYDGERAGTVRKGRTKIYLRVLYDKDFRKNPNEIKSIPLRNKAGNITNLAKISKMNLIESPELLAHKDFDRAITVNGDVKLDEITAHDANQRVANEFKPLIERQYPGISLTFGGEEKDTQRSMTSLAKAGLIAIFGIFGILALTIKSFWKPILILSTIPLGIIGIVIGFPLSGKSISFLAMIGIIGLAGVLVNASIVLVDCIDSIRKDSKASMDEILIEASQRRFRPILLTTLTTVAGLLPTAYSLGGSDPVLIPMTLALGWGLGFGTLGSLFYVPVTLSVFNDLMIKFGKKKTKKK
- a CDS encoding MBL fold metallo-hydrolase; the protein is MANQLKKRQENQEGNFYVDSTCIDCETCRIIAPSTFSEKNGGSYVRKQPETESEKIEALRALLSCPTTSIGTEDRMDLKEAKETFPSKIEANVYYCGYHSKDSFGAFSYLILREDGNILVDSPRFVPSLANKIESLGGIRYHFLTHQDDVADHQKFRERFGCNRIIHEYDRSSIPSPEIVLKGETVFKLGNDVKIIPTPGHTKGHSVLLLEDRFLFTGDHLAYDPQKDRLIAFKGVCWYSWSEQINSMKKLKDYPFEWILPGHGYPIKKEYKTMQNLLKECISWMEKR
- a CDS encoding hemerythrin domain-containing protein, whose product is MNIEFYKVQYTEIQKLLNDIEKRLLREGEISEGMDELLHELASFSARLKLHLNLEENLIYPKIKSLQIENISSLAENFRSRSVDLKNSFKKYYSNWLLPSSILKNESQFREETEELIFNLRDKFRKEENEIYVLL